A genomic segment from Zygotorulaspora mrakii chromosome 1, complete sequence encodes:
- the YAF9 gene encoding YEATS domain-containing protein YAF9 (similar to Saccharomyces cerevisiae YAF9 (YNL107W); ancestral locus Anc_2.170), translated as MPPGVSKRIKTLSVTRPIIYGNTAKKLGEKRPPNAPAEHTHLWTIFVRGPQNEDISYIIKRVVFKLHDTYPNATRTVEAPPFELTETGWGEFEINIKIHFVDEANEKLLNLYHHLRLHPYNNINPDYPQKTDEISSIYYDEIVFNEPNEDFFKILMSTPGNLLPSNKTESCVFSRQLEQEELDRIDIGIKKVADEYNNLKAEITKQFGGNA; from the coding sequence ATGCCGCCAGGTGTGAGTAAGAGAATCAAAACACTATCAGTAACTAGGCCTATCATATATGGTAACACCGCCAAAAAATTAGGTGAAAAAAGACCACCAAATGCACCTGCTGAACATACGCATCTCTGGACTATCTTCGTAAGAGGTCCTCAAAATGAGGACATTTCGTACATCATAAAAAGAGTTGTCTTCAAGTTACATGATACATATCCTAACGCAACGAGGACGGTAGAGGCACCACCTTTCGAATTGACAGAAACAGGCTGGGGTGAGTTTGAAATTAACATCAAGATACATTTTGTTGATGAggcaaatgaaaaattgctgaatctttatcatcatttgaGGCTTCATCCCTATAATAATATCAACCCTGACTATCCTCAGAAAACAGATGAAATTTCGTCGATATATTATGATGAGATTGTATTCAATGAACCTAACGAAgacttcttcaaaattttgatgagtACGCCAGGCAATTTGTTACCATCTAATAAGACTGAAAGTTGTGTCTTCTCACGGCAATtggaacaagaagaacTTGATAGGATTGATATAGGGATTAAGAAGGTTGCTGACGAATACAACAACTTAAAAGCTGAGATAACAAAGCAGTTTGGGGGAAATGCCTAA
- the INP52 gene encoding phosphatidylinositol-3-/phosphoinositide 5-phosphatase INP52 (similar to Saccharomyces cerevisiae INP52 (YNL106C) and INP53 (YOR109W); ancestral locus Anc_2.171) → MIILLSTQPERRIAIVSDSFALILKSVGEKQSKRPRCAIELVPKNDLDNHGFKKLSLREIYGFVGLIEIDGLIFIGTITGKSKVAQPIPGETVNKIFAVDFFCLNDSRWDFVEIDASGYPVVSDNDTQDYQESSPRHPCYELRKLLSNGSFYYSSDFDLTSTLQHRGFSDYSLSVDNFQEEYMWNSFLMQEIITYRDRLDGDAKQTLDEQGFLTTVIRGFAETFVTYIKKLKVGLTVISKQSWKRAGTRFNARGVDDEGNVANFVETELIMYSSQYCYAFNQIRGSIPVFWEQDTSLINPKVQITRSLEATQPIFDEHFMNLINEYGPVHIVNLLSTKSAEIELSQRYKEHLKKSKKLKLGEDVFLTEFDFHRETAQEGFSAVEKVIPKILDSLLVSGYFSYDVKEKKVISEQQGIFRTNCLDCLDRTNLVQQTISIAAFKTFLEDFHLASASSSNDSDDYIVKHNNLWADHGDQISQIYTGTNALKSSFSRKGKMSFAGALSDATKSVSRMYINNFMDKGKQQNIDTLLGRLPHQQCVQLYDPINEYVTTKLEEIFDEFTSHSTINLLVGTFNVNGTSRQSDLSKWLFPIGDKFKPDFVVLGLQEVIELTAGSILNADYSKSSFWESMVGKCLNQYEEKYILLRAEQMSSLLILFFVRSDKAQLVKKVEGASKKTGFGGITGNKGAVAIRFEYGVTSFCFVNAHLAAGSGSIDERRNDYESIVKSICFTRSKTIPHHDSIFWLGDLNYRIQLPNEEVRSELLNQNDGYIEKLLRYDQLTQEINSGVIFQEFKEPTLKFRPTYKYDYGTDTYDTSEKARTPSWTDRIVYKGDNLHPLAYSDAPLMMSDHKPVYAAYRAKVTYVDEAIKLDLTKRLYNDYKAAHPEELEKNGRSLMEADLSGQNTNQKLRKFEPASTAILLDLPNSSASLNTSVSSSSSSSLSSVLLQPAARKENSPPIDGYGKAKLRAPPPPAPRSSTASLTKVSDISPEVSSYLPRKSYTTAVTSRSTPPPVPQARKPVPPGFNEVIMTPKNNSSRSVSAANSKAGSPAAEGVNSSCMAVPTSSSTITSANQSTRIKEDKLSHSEPKVSISPKRKVPPMRPAKKPELENLSLDSWKPLTPK, encoded by the coding sequence ATGATTATCCTTTTATCAACGCAACCTGAGAGAAGAATTGCGATAGTTTCAGATTCGTTTGCCCTGATCTTGAAATCAGTGGGTGAAAAACAATCCAAGAGACCCAGATGTGCTATAGAATTGGTGCCAAAGAATGACCTGGACAATCAtggtttcaaaaagctTTCTCTGCGTGAGATATATGGGTTTGTGGGACTAATTGAGATTGATGGGCTAATTTTCATTGGTACAATAACGGGAAAGTCTAAGGTCGCCCAGCCGATTCCAGGGGAAACTGTGAATAAAATCTTCGCTgttgatttcttttgtctAAATGATTCTCGTTGGGATTTTGTAGAAATTGACGCATCAGGCTATCCAGTAGTCTCAGACAACGACACTCAAGACTATCAGGAGTCTTCACCACGTCATCCATGTTATGAGTTAAGAAAACTATTATCCAATGGATCTTTTTACTACAGTTCAGATTTTGATCTGACCTCCACTTTACAGCATCGTGGCTTTAGTGATTACTCCCTAAGCGTTGATAATTTTCAGGAGGAATATATGTGGAACTCTTTTTTAATGCAAGAGATCATTACGTATAGAGATAGATTGGACGGCGATGCCAAACAAACATTAGATGAACAAGGTTTCTTGACCACTGTTATTCGTGGATTCGCAGAAACTTTTGTGACATATATCAAGAAGCTTAAAGTCGGGCTAACAGTTATTTCAAAGCAAAGCTGGAAAAGAGCTGGGACAAGATTTAATGCTCGCGGcgttgatgatgaaggtAATGTAGCTAATTTTGTCGAAACAGAATTAATTATGTACTCATCCCAATATTGCTATGCTTTCAATCAAATAAGAGGTAGTATTCCTGTGTTTTGGGAGCAAGATACGTCATTAATCAATCCAAAGGTACAGATAACAAGGTCTTTAGAGGCAACTCAACCCATTTTTGATGAGCATTTTATGAATTTGATTAATGAATACGGTCCTGTACACATAGTCAATCTACTATCGACAAAATCTGCAGAAATAGAGTTATCGCAGAGATATAAAGAGCATTTAAAGAAGTCCAAAAAGTTAAAGCTTGGTGAAGATGTTTTCCTAACGGAATTCGATTTTCACAGAGAGACCGCTCAGGAAGGCTTTTCAGCTGTAGAGAAGGtcattccaaaaattttagattCTCTTTTGGTGTCCGGATACTTCTCCTATGatgtgaaagaaaaaaaggttaTTTCTGAACAACAAGGGATTTTCAGAACAAATTGTTTGGATTGCTTGGATAGAACAAATCTAGTTCAGCAAACAATTTCCATTGCtgctttcaaaacattCCTGGAAGATTTCCATCTAGCGTCCGCAAGCTCATCTAATGATTCTGATGATTATATTGTGAAACATAACAATCTTTGGGCTGATCATGGGGATCAAATTTCGCAAATATACACTGGTACCAATGCCTTGAAATCGTCGTTTTCAAGAAAGGGTAAAATGTCATTTGCTGGGGCACTGTCTGATGCAACAAAATCCGTGAGTAGGATGTACATCAATAACTTTATGGACAAAGGTAAACAGCAAAATATCGATACTCTTTTGGGTAGATTGCCCCACCAACAGTGTGTTCAGCTATACGATCCAATTAATGAGTATGTTACAACCAAACTGGAAGAAATATTCGATGAATTCACTTCTCATTCGACTATAAACCTTTTAGTTGGCACTTTCAATGTCAATGGTACTTCAAGGCAATCGGATCTGTCGAAATGGCTGTTTCCTATCGGAGACAAGTTCAAGCCTGACTTCGTCGTCTTGGGGTTGCAAGAGGTTATAGAACTAACGGCGGGCTCCATATTAAATGCAGACTATTCAAAGAGTTCCTTTTGGGAAAGTATGGTTGGGAAATGTCTGAATCAATACGAGGAAAAGTACATCTTGCTAAGAGCTGAGCAAATgtcttctcttttgatattgttttttGTGAGATCTGATAAGGCACAACTTGTCAAGAAAGTAGAAGGTGCCTCCAAAAAGACCGGGTTTGGAGGAATTACAGGTAATAAGGGTGCAGTTGCCATTAGGTTTGAATACGGCGTAACCTCCTTTTGCTTCGTCAATGCACACCTTGCGGCTGGATCTGGAAGTATAGACGAGCGCCGTAATGACTATGAGAGCATCGTCAAAAGTATATGCTTCACGCGCTCGAAGACAATACCTCATCATGACTCTATATTTTGGCTGGGGGATTTAAATTATAGAATACAGTTACCGAACGAGGAAGTTAGAAGtgaacttttgaatcaaaatGACGGTtacattgaaaaactgCTAAGGTATGATCAATTGACTCAGGAGATTAACTCTGGCgtcatttttcaagagtttAAAGAACCAACTCTAAAATTCCGTCCAACCTATAAGTATGATTACGGTACCGATACTTACGACACCTCAGAAAAAGCAAGGACACCCTCTTGGACCGATAGAATTGTTTACAAGGGTGATAATCTGCACCCTCTAGCTTATTCAGATGCTCCGCTGATGATGAGCGATCATAAGCCCGTATACGCTGCTTACAGAGCTAAAGTGACATATGTGGATGAAGCTATTAAACTTGATTTGACAAAGCGTTTATATAATGACTATAAAGCTGCACATCCTGAAGAGTTagagaaaaatggaagaagTTTAATGGAGGCCGATCTCAGTGGACAGAACACCAACCAGAAATTGCGAAAATTCGAGCCTGCTTCAACTGCTATCTTGCTAGACCTTCCAAATTCATCAGCAAGCTTGAATACATCAGTTTCGTCGTCTTCGTCTTCGTCTCTATCGTCCGTATTGTTACAACCTGCCGCTCGCAAAGAGAATAGCCCGCCAATAGACGGATATGGAAAAGCTAAGTTAAGAGCACCTCCTCCACCCGCTCCTAGGTCATCAACTGCAAGCCTCACAAAAGTCAGTGATATTTCGCCAGAAGTAAGCTCTTATCTCCCACGAAAATCATATACAACTGCAGTCACGTCAAGATCGACCCCACCACCTGTGCCACAGGCCAGAAAGCCTGTGCCGCCTGGTTTCAATGAAGTGATTATGACTCCCAAGAATAACTCAAGTAGATCTGTCTCAGCTGCTAATTCTAAGGCTGGGTCCCCTGCTGCTGAAGGGGTCAATTCATCTTGTATGGCAGTGCCAACCTCTTCCTCTACGATAACTTCAGCGAATCAATCGACGCGAATTAAAGAAGACAAATTGTCGCATAGTGAACCTAAAGTTTCCATCTCACCGAAAAGAAAGGTTCCTCCTATGAGACCTGCCAAAAAGCCAGAATTAGAGAATTTAAGTCTGGATTCTTGGAAACCACTTACGCCAAAGTAA
- a CDS encoding uncharacterized protein (similar to Saccharomyces cerevisiae LEU4 (YNL104C) and LEU9 (YOR108W); ancestral locus Anc_2.172) yields the protein MIFRQTLVTLAENVSRSAKSIPPVKLAYKNMLRDPSVKYRSFPVPKLPNRTWPNNTITKAPRWLSTDLRDGNQSLPDPMSVEQKKEYFHKLVAIGFKEIEVSFPSASQTDFDFTRYAVENAPDDVNIQCLVQSREHLIKRTVEALTGAKKATIHTYLATSDLFREVVFNMSREEAIVKAVEATKLVRRLTKDDPNQQGTEWSYQFSPETFSDTPVEFAVEICEAVKAAWEPTAENPIIFNLPATVEMTTPNVYADQIEYFATHISEREKICISTHCHNDRGCGVAASELGVLAGADRVEGCLFGNGERTGNVDLVTVALNMYTQGVPPNLDFSDLTSLIEVVERCNKIPVSPRAPYGGDLVVCAFSGSHQDAIKKGFNLQEKKRAEGNQIWAIPYLPLDPKDIGRDYEAVIRVNSQSGKGGAAWVILRCLGLDLPRNLQIEFSTIVQDKADALGRELKADEISKLFRETYNYNNEFFNKIALLDYNVEKVGDDRRNLTGQVSIDGKVYDISGSGNGPVSSMIDALSNLFNIKFAVANYTEHSLGSGSSTQAASYILLNYRRDSDNQNAYQWGIGVTEDVSDASIKAIFSTVNNIVASGEVPLPESSQARAAGHA from the coding sequence ATGATTTTCCGTCAGACGCTAGTAACTCTAGCTGAAAATGTAAGTCGTTCTGCGAAGTCTATTCCACCGGTGAAGTTAGCATACAAAAATATGTTAAGGGATCCCTCCGTGAAGTACAGATCGTTTCCTGTGCCAAAGTTACCTAATAGAACATGGCCAAACAACACCATAACTAAAGCACCACGTTGGCTTTCGACGGATTTAAGAGACGGGAATCAATCTCTCCCGGATCCAATGTCGGTAgagcaaaagaaagagtATTTCCATAAACTGGTTGCCATCGGATTCAAGGAGATTGAAGTTTCATTCCCATCTGCATCTCAAactgattttgatttcacaCGGTATGCTGTTGAGAACGCACCCGATGATGTTAATATTCAGTGTCTAGTCCAGTCGCGTGAACACTTGATCAAAAGAACCGTGGAAGCACTAACTGGCGCTAAGAAGGCTACCATCCACACTTACTTGGCAACAAGTGATCTTTTCCGTGAAGTTGTGTTCAACATGTCGAGAGAGGAGGCTATTGTTAAAGCTGTTGAAGCAACGAAACTTGTCAGAAGACTAACGAAGGATGATCCAAATCAACAAGGCACTGAGTGGAGCTACCAGTTCTCTCCAGAGACCTTTAGTGATACGCCAGTAGAGTTTGCTGTAGAAATTTGCGAAGCAGTGAAAGCCGCTTGGGAACCAACTGCAGAGAATCctatcattttcaatttaccTGCAACTGTAGAAATGACAACTCCAAATGTTTATGCTGATCAAATCGAATACTTTGCGACTCATATCAGTGAACgtgaaaaaatctgtaTCTCTACTCATTGCCACAATGATCGTGGTTGTGGTGTCGCCGCATCTGAATTAGGTGTCCTCGCTGGTGCTGATCGTGTTGAAGGATGTCTATTTGGTAATGGTGAACGTACTGGTAACGTTGACTTGGTTACTGTTGCATTGAATATGTACACTCAAGGGGTACCACCAAACCTagatttttctgatttgaCTTCTTTAATCGAAGTTGTGGAACGTTGCAATAAGATACCAGTCTCACCAAGAGCTCCTTATGGTGGTGATCTTGTTGTTTGTGCTTTCTCCGGTTCTCATCAAGACGCTATCAAAAAGGGTTTCAATTTGCAGGAAAAGAAGCGCGCTGAAGGTAATCAAATCTGGGCTATTCCATACTTACCATTAGATCCAAAGGATATTGGCCGTGATTACGAAGCTGTCATCAGAGTCAATTCTCAATCAGGTAAGGGTGGTGCAGCATGGGTTATTTTAAGGTGTTTAGGGCTAGACCTACCAAGAAACTTACAGATCGAATTTTCAACGATTGTTCAAGACAAAGCTGATGCTTTGGGCAGAGAATTAAAGGCTGACGAAATCTCTAAGTTGTTCAGGGAGACTTACAATTACAacaatgaatttttcaataagaTAGCTTTGCTAGATTacaatgttgaaaaagttgGCGATGACCGTAGGAACTTGACAGGTCAGGTTTCTATTGATGGAAAAGTTTATGACATATCCGGATCCGGTAACGGCCCAGTCTCCTCTATGATAGATGCACTATCAAACTTGTTCAACATTAAATTTGCCGTCGCTAACTATACTGAACATTCTTTGGGCTCGGGTTCTTCTACTCAAGCTGCATCTTACATTTTATTGAACTACAGACGTGATAGCGACAACCAAAACGCCTATCAATGGGGTATTGGGGTCACAGAAGATGTCAGTGACGCTTCCATCAAAGCTATCTTTTCAACTGTCAACAACATTGTTGCATCTGGCGAAGTACCTTTACCTGAGAGTTCTCAAGCCAGAGCTGCAGGTCACGCTTAA
- the RGS2 gene encoding GTPase-activating protein RGS2 (similar to Saccharomyces cerevisiae RGS2 (YOR107W); ancestral locus Anc_2.173), whose translation MPDSSRSANVVNFPPLSELLSQLTLDEGEGRSEKDERDKALDSSEESPFNIKNFEAFLLRSHCAENFEFWKDCNYYLANYHREDFDYKGWNKKIYENFIQENSSMECNLPDRMRKLFGEWYRSETIADRDAVLRAKQHAIDLMSDAYRHFVRSVNTSYSVPASNSVSTSSVYTSTTTSTEKAESDATIEAAKRAEVRRTETSSQSNREVCSLKTKSKKVSRSADSLSSLAAFSSQDSDTEGRTTGSKDIMRSNSSGSYNFFDKGLALMTKLKKKKVRPKLNSPPSASGDEPSFYLHLKQSAINRTSNE comes from the coding sequence ATGCCCGACAGCAGCCGTTCAGCGAACGTGGTGAACTTTCCCCCCTTAAGTGAATTACTGAGTCAGTTGACATTGGATGAGGGAGAAGGAAgaagtgaaaaagatgagagAGACAAGGCACTGGATTCAAGTGAGGAGTCCCCTTTTAATAtaaagaactttgaagCATTTTTGCTGAGATCTCATTGTGCggaaaattttgagttttgGAAAGACTGCAACTATTACCTGGCAAACTATCATAGAGAGGATTTCGATTATAAGGGCTGGAAcaaaaagatatatgaGAATTTTATACAGGAAAATTCGTCTATGGAATGTAATTTACCAGATCGAATGAGAAAGCTGTTTGGGGAGTGGTATCGGTCCGAAACCATCGCGGATCGAGATGCTGTACTTCGAGCTAAGCAACATGCTATAGACCTCATGTCTGACGCATACAGACATTTTGTAAGGTCTGTGAACACATCTTATTCGGTACCGGCCTCGAATTCAGTGTCCACGAGCTCGGTCTACACGTCAACCACGACTTCTACTGAAAAAGCAGAAAGTGATGCAACCATTGAGGCCGCCAAAAGAGCTGAGGTGCGAAGAACAGAAACAAGTAGCCAGAGTAACCGCGAGGTCTGCTCATTGAAAACTAAATCCAAAAAGGTAAGCAGAAGTGCTGACAGTCTCTCAAGTCTCGCCGCATTCAGTTCACAAGATAGCGATACAGAGGGGCGGACCACGGGCTCAAAAGATATCATGAGGTCAAATTCAAGTGGCTCatacaatttttttgacaaaGGTTTAGCATTAatgacaaaattgaaaaaaaaaaaagtaagaCCAAAGCTAAATTCGCCTCCTTCTGCATCAGGTGACGAACCCTCATTTTATTTGCATCTTAAGCAATCTGCAATCAACAGAACATCAAACGAATAA
- the MET4 gene encoding Met4p (similar to Saccharomyces cerevisiae MET4 (YNL103W); ancestral locus Anc_2.174) has translation MSNNEGTSSYTADFRNIFGSDVGNKEENGEEMSGRGHRAETARGNGDMHESAISVPPSSLLAVEGTSFNHMNQRNEGDDITPSILLEQLAYVDNFLPSLEQDFANLDSWVMGGNEFGSANTPTSQGIQHHNAMGVDERLALELNAFADDSFIFPDEDKSQMLGHGKEGDSDDEEGGVDASDSNKNNNNNNNNNNNNNNNNNNNNNNNNNSYNSINNNNNNNNSSSGNSNNTGSHFLTQRRNTFLTSQYDHSKSRFSARKRQKVDQNNDDETTSNHSSSSNQDHGGFSNFDVIPNNGDASNMMSNLYSPSISSPLNNLRASQSLSTLNSGNVTPGPPFIEGVSGNDANPQIQMPDYSTIPTSTLVSLLPKVKVPPNAYKNLIDQGLDSDQINAIAVIIAHHQREKMKENRNANVQYQQASHNSNDASRSASFLLDVLSRGNSTRDIADNSQTEKKKDEKLPSLENNEYFAENVSSRTSKESTPRAEKPPTNSVIKQEEPFSIANPGRREGSASEGKSTAMRKQNVRDSSAQVPTTRKSHQKRKLKENELEASVHELSELAISLQQKIHTLEMENNLLKNLVTSSGELEGIEKAENMRKGVFAKIVNGSKDETYDCA, from the coding sequence ATGAGTAACAATGAGGGCACATCGTCCTATACTGCTGATTTCCGAAACATTTTTGGGTCCGATGTGGGCAACAAAGAGGAGAATGGTGAAGAAATGAGCGGTCGTGGGCACCGAGCAGAGACTGCTAGGGGGAACGGTGATATGCACGAATCAGCGATATCTGTACCGCCGAGTTCACTGCTTGCGGTAGAGGGTACTTCCTTCAACCACATGAACCAGAGGAATGAAGGTGATGATATAACCCCGAGTATCCTTTTGGAGCAGCTGGCGTATGTGGACAACTTTTTGCCCTCCTTGGAGCAGGACTTCGCGAATCTTGACTCTTGGGTGATGGGAGGCAACGAATTTGGTAGTGCAAATACACCGACCAGTCAGGGAATACAGCACCATAATGCAATGGGTGTCGATGAAAGGCTGGCCTTGGAGTTGAACGCATTTGCTGATGATTCATTTATATTCCCCGATGAAGATAAGAGTCAGATGCTAGGCCACGGCAAAGAAGGTGACTCCGATGACGAAGAAGGGGGTGTTGATGCTAGTGACAGCAATAAaaacaataacaacaataacaacaataacaacaataacaacaataacaacaataataacaataataacaataataacagTTATAATAGTatcaataataacaataataataataatagtaGTAGTGGGAACAGTAATAATACAGGATCTCATTTCCTAACACAGAGACGAAATACTTTTTTAACGTCACAATATGATCATTCCAAATCTAGATTTTCAGCAAGAAAACGCCAAAAGGTGGATCAAAAtaacgatgatgaaacaaCAAGCAATCactcatcttcatcaaatcaaGATCATGGtggattttcaaattttgacgTCATTCCGAACAACGGCGACGCAAGCAATATGATGAGTAACCTTTATTCACCTAGCATATCTTCACCTTTGAATAATTTAAGAGCGTCTCAATCGTTATCCACACTAAACAGCGGCAATGTGACTCCCGGCCCGCCGTTTATTGAAGGAGTCTCGGGTAATGATGCCAATCCTCAAATACAAATGCCAGATTACTCAACAATTCCAACCTCCACCTTGGTTTCTTTATTACCCAAAGTCAAAGTACCGCCGAATGCctataaaaatttgattgatCAAGGGTTAGACTCTGACCAGATAAATGCAATTGCTGTCATAATCGCACATCATCAACGagagaaaatgaaagagaatcGTAATGCCAACGTACAATATCAACAAGCATCGCATAATTCGAATGATGCTTCAAGAAGTGCAAGTTTTTTATTAGACGTTTTATCTAGAGGCAATTCGACAAGGGATATAGCTGATAACTCTcaaacagaaaagaaaaaagatgaaaagctCCCATCCTTGGAGAATAATGAGTACTTTGCTGAGAACGTATCAAGTAGAACTTCTAAGGAAAGTACACCAAGGGCAGAAAAGCCTCCTACAAATTCTGTGATCAAACAGGAAGAACCATTCTCTATTGCAAACCCTGGGCGAAGAGAAGGCAGCGCTAGCGAAGGTAAATCAACGGCAATGAGGAAACAAAATGTACGAGATTCGTCAGCTCAGGTACCGACTACCCGGAAATCTCACCAGAAGagaaaactgaaagaaaatgaattaGAGGCCTCTGTTCATGAGCTTAGCGAACTAGCAATCTCGCTGCAGCAAAAGATACACACTttagaaatggaaaataatctattgaagaatttggtTACTTCAAGTGGTGAATTAGAAGGCATTGAGAAAGCCGAAAACATGAGGAAGGGGGTTTTTGCAAAGATAGTAAATGGGAGTAAAGACGAGACTTATGACTGTGCATAA
- the VAM3 gene encoding SNAP receptor VAM3 (similar to Saccharomyces cerevisiae VAM3 (YOR106W); ancestral locus Anc_2.175) produces the protein MSFFDLESQNASALREHPNGGTDSGDLSSRLIMDLARQLKLLKQENSKMGTKKDSVELRDSVETGLIPNCNSLRDKIEEQIWAAPKDVTDGSKLYNDFQMLKTELRHLERDYSDKKLKNFLRKSRSNPISPSKAVRRDPESGYVSIQVSEQTPLLLGEEKTENQPIHPKQQQQYSQVQQDAIDQDELDFTTIIQRERSQQINKIHSAVQEVNAIFHQLGSLATEQGEQVNTIDGNIGQLSSNMQKANEQLNKADEHQRQRNKCGLITLIIMVVVVLIIILAVLS, from the coding sequence ATGTCTTTTTTCGACCTTGAGAGTCAGAATGCATCTGCTTTGAGGGAACACCCCAATGGTGGGACGGATTCTGGCGATTTATCAAGTAGGCTAATAATGGATCTGGCAAGACAGCTTAAACTATTAAAACAGGAAAACAGTAAAATGGGTACTAAAAAGGACTCTGTAGAGTTGCGAGATAGTGTAGAAACTGGGCTTATACCTAATTGCAATAGTTTAAGGGATAAAATTGAGGAGCAAATCTGGGCAGCTCCTAAAGATGTAACCGACGGTTCTAAGTTATACAATGATTTCCAAATGCTCAAAACTGAACTGCGCCATTTAGAGCGAGATTATTCAGataagaaattgaagaattttttgaggaaATCCAGAAGTAACCCAATTTCTCCATCAAAGGCTGTACGAAGGGACCCCGAATCTGGGTACGTTTCAATACAAGTTAGTGAACAAACACCACTGCTACTCGGTGAGGAAAAGACAGAAAACCAACCTATACATCCTaagcaacaacagcagtaTTCTCAGGTCCAGCAAGATGCAATAGACCAAGATGAACTGGATTTTACTACGATTATTCAACGAGAGAGATCTCAacaaataaataaaatacaTTCAGCTGTCCAGGAAGTGAATGCgatatttcatcaactAGGTTCTTTAGCCACTGAACAGGGTGAACAGGTGAATACCATCGATGGTAATATTGGCCAATTATCCAGTAATATGCAAAAAGCAAATGAGCAATTGAATAAAGCTGACGAACATCAACGACAAAGAAATAAATGTGGCTTGATAACTTTAATAATCATGGTAGTGGTTGTATTAATTATAATTCTTGCCGTGCTGAGCTGA